TGAGGCTGTGCTGGATGGATTCCGCAACCGGATACTCAAACAAAGGGCAGACAACAAGCTCAACAAAGGGCAGATACTTAACGGCCTGCGTTCTTATGCCACCTACGGCCCCAGGAACCCGTTCAACAACCAGTTGAGCAACGAGGAGCTGGAAGCCGTAACTGCAGCCGAATTGGCAGCATTGCTGCACGACCTCCCCGCTTACCGGCATACAGTGATCTACTATGGGCCGCAGTCCCTTTCCGCAGCATCCGCCGCAGTGAAACGGCTGCATCATGTGCCTTCCTCTTTCAAGGCATATCCGGTTGCACAGCAATTCGAAAAAACAACGCAAGCTGCCAGCAAGGTATATTTTGCGGACTATGATATGGTGCAGGCCGAGGTAAGCTGGGTACGCAACGGCAATCCTTACGACCCCTCCCACACCGCTGTGGTAAACCTTTTCAACAACTATTTCGGTGGCGGTATGGGTTCCATTGTGTTCCAGACCATCCGGGAATCGAAGGCGCTGGCCTATTCCACTTATGCCTATTATGCGGCGCCCAACAAGAAGAATGACCGGTACGCGATCATGGCCTATGTCGGCAGCCAGGCAGATAAGGTAAATGAAGCCATCGCGGGAATGAACGAATTGCTCAACGCACTGCCGCAGTCGGAAAAAGCCTTTGAGACCGCGCGCAGCAGCATGAAAAAAGATATTGAAACAGAACGCATTACGCAGGACGGCATTATCTTCAGCTACCTGAGCGCGCAAAAGCTCGGCCTGGATAAAGACATCCGCAAAAGCGTGTACGAAAGCATTGACAAACTGACGTTTGACGACATCAAACAGCTTCACCAGCAAAATATTGCCGGAAAACCTTATTCCTATTGCATCCTGGCATCGGAGAGCCGCTTGAAGCCGGAAGATCTGAAACAATATGGCGAGGTACAGAAAGTGTCGCTGGAGGAGATCTTCGGGTATTGATCGTTATAATCATAAAGAAAAAGGGGCGCATCAGATTCGTGATGCGCCCCTTTTTTGTGCCAGACAATATTCCCGCTCTTCCTGCCGTTAATTCTTCTTGAAAAACCTCCGGGCAAATGTGGCGCTATTGTTTCCTTATCATCTTGTTACCTTTATTCGCGTTTGAGCACAACGCGGTGGACCTGTACAGTGTACGTCTTAACCCTTCCGCCATCGACGCGGAAAAGGTCTTTCTCCTGGTAGATAAAAGCGATTACCGTATGTATCTGTACGAAGATGCCACCCTGTTAAAGATATACAAGGTGGTGTTCGGCAACCGTGATGTTTCCGACAAATTCATGCAGGGCGACCGCCGTACGCCCAACGGTACTTTCCGCATCCGCGCCAAGCGGGTAGATAATCGCTGGAGCCGTTTCCTGCTGCTCGATTATCCGAATGCCGAATCGTATCAGCGTTTTCAGCAACGCCAGGCAAGGGGCCTGATCGGCAAGGGGGCGGATATCGGTGGTGGCATCGGCATACACGGTGTGGAGCCCGCAGCCGGTATCCGGGATAATTATGTGGATCAGCGGATCAACTGGACGCTGGGCTGTGTGAGCATGAAGAACAGCGATGTCAACGAGCTGTACAATGTTGTGATCGTTGGCACACCGGTGGTGATCCGCCCGTAAGCGTCCGCAGCC
This genomic stretch from Chitinophaga sp. XS-30 harbors:
- a CDS encoding murein L,D-transpeptidase family protein; translation: MLPLFAFEHNAVDLYSVRLNPSAIDAEKVFLLVDKSDYRMYLYEDATLLKIYKVVFGNRDVSDKFMQGDRRTPNGTFRIRAKRVDNRWSRFLLLDYPNAESYQRFQQRQARGLIGKGADIGGGIGIHGVEPAAGIRDNYVDQRINWTLGCVSMKNSDVNELYNVVIVGTPVVIRP